The genome window GATTATATCGTCAAATTGTGACCTGTTTCGACAACTTTCTTAATTACTATTAGCACCCAAATCAATAACCCGTTATTCTGCAACCACAGGTAACTGTTTAAATTTAAAAAAGATAGTTGGCGAGTCATGGTACTAGGGATAGGTAAAAAAACATCGACTGCTCTGCTAGGTATCGACTTTGGTTCCTCCACCATTAAAGGACTTTTACTTTCTAGATCTTCAAAAGGTTTAAAAGTTGAGTCGGTGGCTGAAGTCGAAACACCGGTAGGCGCATTAGTCGATAACCAAGTTGTTTCTCCGGAAGAGATTACTGAATCTTTACGTGAATTAAGGCGAAAGCTGCCCTCACGTAACCGTCAGGTAGCGACCGCAGTCGCAGGTAGCCATGTAATTACAAAAGTAATCTACATGGACAGTAGTTTGTCAGAATTAGAATTAGAGACTCAAGTTGAACTTGAAGCTGAAAATTCGATTCCATTTCCTATTGATGAAATTAGTCTTGATTTTGAAGTGTTAGGGATTAACGAAAGTGAGCCTAACCGTAACAATGTATTGCTGAGTGCTGCGCGCACTGAAGCAGTTAGCATTCGTGCAGAAGTATTAGCAAACGCAGATTTTGAGCCTAAGATTGTTGACGTTGAGTCGCATGCACTTGGGCGCGCTTGGAACTTCGTGTTGAATCAACAAGACGAAGAACTTGATGAAAACAAAATCATAGGTTTGGTTGATATTGGTGAAACCACCTTAAACTTCGCGATTTTAGATAAAGGCGAAGTGGTATATAACCGAGCGCAAAACTTTGGTGGAGCGCAATATACCCAGCAAATTGCTAGCTTCTATAGTTTGAGTATTGAAGAAGCCAAAGAGATGAAGGTGAGCGGTCGCTTACCTGAAAACTACGAAATAGACGTATTTGCCCAGTTTGTAAGTGGTGTTATCCAAAACGTACGTCGACAGGTTTCCTTGTTCCTAAGCTCAAGCGGTTATAAGTCGTTAGATGCGATTGCCGTAAGCGGCGGTAGTGCTTTGTCAGATGAGCTGGTTTTTCAAATGCAGACTGACTTAGAAATGCCGGTGATAAAGGCGCAGCCGTTTAATGAGTGCTTATTCGACCGTTCTATAGACCGAGAGCAGCTTCGCCAGGAAGGCGGAAAATATATGGTTGCCCTTGGCTTGGCCTTAAGGAGTTTTGATAATGTCTAACATTAACTTACTTCCTTGGCGTGAAGAGGTCAAAACCAAACAAAAACGTGATTTTTGGATGGCCTTAGCCTCTTCTGCTGGTCTCACAGTGTTAGCGCTATTACTGGTGCAAAATTACTACACTGGCTTACAAGATAAACAAACCGCTCGTAATCAGTTCTTAGAAAAAGAAATCGCTATTTTGGATCATCAAATTGGCGAAATCCGAAAAATTAAAGAGCAGAAGAAAAGCCTCAAAGAACGTATCGCTCTTATTCAAACGCTTCAAGAAAGTCGAAACATTCCAACAAGAATTTTCAATAACTTACCGTTGATTGCTCCTACTGGTGTTTACCTAGACAGTTTAGCCTTTAGAGACTCAGCAATTAACTTAGATGGTAAGAGCGAAGCTAACTACCGCGTAGCAAGCCTAATGCGTAACATTGAGCAACGTGTGTGGCTAGGAACGCCAAGCATTCGCTCTATTGTTGCCTTACCGGGTAAGCAAGCGGATATGGAGTTGAGTAAATTCCAACTAAACTTCGCGGTTAATCTAGGCCTTCCTAGCGATAAAAAGGAGGCTAAGTAATGGATTTACAAGAGCTTAACGAACTCGACTTAGAGAGCATTGGCACTTGGCCAAAACTCGCTAAAATCGTTTTTGTGGTTGTAGTTTGTGGCCTAATTACGGCTGGTTATTATTACTACCAAATCGCCGATGAGAAAACCAAGCTGGTTCAGCTTGAAGCGAAAGAGCAAGAGTTGCGACAAAAGTTTGAAGTTAAAGCTGCTCTAGCTGGCAATTTACCAGAGTACCAAAAGCAAGTAGAAGAAATGAAACAGGCTTTTGCTTCTTTGCTAAAACAGCTTCCAGAAAAACATGAAATCCCCGGCCTGCTAGACGAGCTTAGCTTTATCGGTATTGATAATGGCCTAGAGTTCCGCCGTATTAACTGGGAGCCGGAAGTTGAGCATGAGTTTTCTACAGAACTACCAATCAAATTGGAAGTGAGTGGTAGCTATCATCAGCTTGGTGCCTTTGTTAGTGCTGTTGCAGCCTTACCACGGATTGTGATTTTGGATAACATCACCATGAAAAAACAAGGTGATGGCGGGACATTAAGTATGGCGATGTTAGCCAAGACCTACCGCTATAAAGAAAAACCGGCGGCGAAGGGGAAATGATGAGAGCACTAGCAATTGGATTAACCCTGCTTGCATTGTTTGGCTGTGAAGGTTCTAAAGATGATCTGCAGCAATACGTAATGGAAGTGAAGGCGCGTAAAGTTCCGGTTAAAGAAGATGTACCTGAAATTAAGCCTTTTGAACACCTTGCTTATCAGGCCAGTGAACGGAGAAATCCTTTTACTAGCCCAGCTCCAGAAGCTGCCGATACCGCATTGAGCACCGAGAAAGAGTGTTCTATAGCACCTAACGCAGAACGAACTAAGCAAGCTTTAGAAGAGTTTTCGCTATCTAGTTTGACCATGCGTGGTGTGTTAGGTGACGGGCCGAGCTTATGGGCGCTGATTGAAGCCCCTGGTGGTGAGCTGTATCGCGTTAAGGAAGGCTACTACTTAGGTTTACACCACGGTGTAATCTCTAAAGTAAGTGACCAAGGTTTAGATATTCAAGAAGTTGTTTCAGACGGCGAAGGCTGCTGGAACGAAAGAACTACTCAGCTTTCGCTCTCGAAAGCTGATCAATAGGGAAATAGGCATGAAGGGAAAGATGCTGCAAGGAGTATACAAAAGCGGCTTGGTGTTGGCTGGTGTGTTTTGTTGCATAACGCAGGCTTGGGCAAATGCTCAACTTATTCAGTTAAATACCAACCCGATGGTTAAAGGCGCAGTGGAAATCGAACTTCTGTTTGATGGACCCATTGAAAACGTCAGTGACCATCTCGAGTACTCTCCAAACCAACTCGTCATTGATGTGGCCAACGCAAGTTCGGCACTGAAAATTAACCCATTACCAATTGATGGCGGCGGTGTTAAACAAGTTCAGAGTTTGCAAACCGAGTCTGGCTTACAATTGGTACTTGCGCTTGAGCGCTTGGTTCCATACCAAGTAAGCAAAGAGTCGCAACGCGTTCTAGTCAAACTAGGTGCTTTACCTGTAGCTGCTGCGGCGGCACAAAGTACTGTAGATGATGCATTCGAGAATGCCAGCCGTATAGAGCATGCCACCATTAATACCGTGCAAGGCATTGACTTTAGGCGTGGTAAAGGCGGATCCGGCCAGATTATGGTAGATCTTAATAACAGCTCAATTGCCGCTGATATTAAACGCCGCGACAACAGCCTGATTGTTGATTTTTACAATACAGATATTGCTGAAGAAAACGTTTATGTCATGGATGTAAACGACTTTGCTACTCCAGTAGAGAGTGTTGAAGTATTTAGACACGATGCAAAAGTGCAGTTGAAAATTGCTATAGATGGCGAGTTTGATTACCGCTACGACCAATCGGGTGAATTGTTCTTAGTTGAAGTTAAAAAGCTTGAAGCAGAAGAAGGCACTAAAGTTGAGTATCAAGGAAAACCGATTTCCCTGAACTTCCAAGATATTCCAGTGCGCACAGTCCTGCAGTTGATTGCTGATTTTAACAAGCTGAATTTGGTGACTACCGATTCAGTGCGCGGCAACATTACTTTGCGAATGGATGATGTGCCTTGGGAGCAAGCGCTAGATATTATTCTTAAAGTTAAAGGCTTGGATAAGCGTTTAGATAACAACGTGCTGTTAATTGCCCCTGCTGCAGAGCTAGCAGAGCAAGAGCGACAGCAATTAGAAAGTGCCCAGCAAGTGGCTGATTTAGCACCTCTTTACTCTGAATATATTGAAGTAAATTACGCTAAAGCTGCAGATTTATCTGCACTGCTTAAGAGTGAGCAAACTTCTATGTTGTCTGAACGAGGTTCTGTAGCGGTTGATGAACGTACCAATACTTTGCTTATTAAAGATACTGAAGAGTCTTTAAATAACATTAAGATCATGGTTAAGAAGCTCGATATTGCTGTTAAGCAAGTTGTTATCGAAGCGCGCATGGTTACAGTAACCGATGATGTTAGCGAAGAGCTAGGTATTCGTTGGGGCGTAACTAATTCAGGTTCTGTGGGCAGTAGTACTGGTATTACATCGGGTACTCTAGAGGGAGCAGATGATGTTCTTGCTGGCAATATTCCTGATTTAGATGATCGCTTAAACGTTAATTTACCAGTTGCAGACCCTGCAGGTTCGATTGCTTTCCAAGTGGCAAAATTGGCTAATGGTCAGATTCTTGATTTAGAGCTATCAGCGTTAGAACAAGAGAACAAAGGTGAAGTGATAGCCAGTCCGCGTATCACAACGGCTAATCAAAAGGCTGCTTACATTGAGCAAGGTCGTGAGATCCCTTATGTAGAAAATGCTTCAAGTGGTGCTACTTCGGTTACCTTCAAAAAAGCCGTGTTAAGCTTACGTGTAACCCCACAAATTACCCCAGATGGTAACGTGATTCTTGATTTAGTTATTACCCAAGACTCGGAAGGTGAAGCGGTGCTTACACCAACAGGGCCAGCGGTGGCGATTAACAAACAAGAAATTGGTACTCAGGTATTAGTTAAAAACGGCGAAACTATTGTGCTTGGCGGTATTTACCAACAGCAAAATGTTGACCGTGTGAAGAAAGTGCCAATTTTGGGTGACGTACCTGGCTTGGGCTACTTCTTTAGAACAACCTCAGAAAGTGTTAAAAAGAACGAGTTGTTAATCTTTGTAACTCCTCGAATCTTGCTAGACGCACTATAAACGCCCACCTCTTATCACTCCTATATCGAGTCATTCGGTATAGGAGTGATTTTGCTGTTGCCAAACTCCCGCTCAAACGAGATAATCGCGCCCTGATCTTTTTACTAAGGTTGGTACATCAGGTGCCCGCATTGCGGGGAGAAAATAGACAAAGACAAATTTGAAGAAGCATGGCTGAGAAACGAAATATCTTCCTTGTAGGACCAATGGGTGCTGGGAAAAGCACAATTGGTCGTCATTTAGCACAGCAGTTACATTTGCAATTTTACGATACAGATCAAGAGATTGAACGCCGCACTGGTGCCGATATCGCTTGGGTATTTGACGTAGAAGGTGAAGCCGGATTTAGAGTTCGTGAAGAGGGTGTTATTGATGACCTTTCACAACTGCAAGGCATTGTATTAGCAACGGGTGGTGGCTCTGTAATTAGTAAAGAGAACCGAAATCACCTTTCTGCTCGCGGTATTGTTGTGTACCTTGAAACCACAATCGACAAACAGTTTGCTCGAACGCAACGCGATAAACGTCGCCCATTGCTACAAACTGATGAGCCTCGCGAAGTACTTGAAAACTTGGCCGAAGAGCGCAATCCAATGTACTCAGATGTTGCTGATTACACAGTGAAAACTGACGATCAAAGCGCAAAAGCAGTGGCTAACCAAATCATCGAATTACTAGGATTCTAAAATAACAATGGAATGTTTGACCGTTGCTCTAGGCGAGCGCAGCTACCCAATTAGTATTGGCCAAGGTTTATTAAACCAAGTTGATTTATTTAGTTCAGCGATTACCAGTAAAAAGGTAATGGTAGTAACAAATACTAAGGTTGCACCGCTTTATTTGGAGCAATTGTTGGCTTGTTTAAGTCAGTACCAAGTGGATGTAGTGACGCTGCCAGATGGTGAGCAATACAAAAACTTGGATACCTTAAACCAAATATTTTCAGAGTTATTAGCCCAGCAACATAGCCGTGATACTACTATTGTAGCGCTGGGCGGTGGCGTTATTGGTGACATGGCCGGCTTTGCGGCTGCCTGTTATCAACGCGCAGTACCCTTTGTACAAGTGCCTACCACCTTGTTATCACAGGTTGATTCATCAGTGGGCGGTAAAACAGCAGTTAATCATCCTTTAGGCAAGAATATGATAGGCGCGTTCTATCAGCCAAAAGCGGTGGTAATTGATATTAATTGCTTAGCCACATTGGACAAGCGAGAGCTCGCTGCTGGCATGGCAGAAGTGATTAAGTATGGCATTATCTACGATGCTGAGTTCTTCGCATGGTTAGAAACTCACCTTGATAAACTTATGGCGCTCGACCCAGAGTTAATGACACGAGCTATAGCCCGTTGTTGTGAAATTAAGGCTGAAGTGGTGGCTAAAGACGAAACCGAACAGGGTATTCGCGCTTTACTAAACCTTGGTCATACTTTTGGTCATGCTATTGAAGCCGAGCAAGGTTACGGCGTTTGGTTACATGGTGAAGCCGTAGGCGCTGGTATGGTTATGGCTGCTGAAACAGCTGAACTAGCAGGTATGATTAATCAAGCTGAAGTAACGCGTATGCGCACTTTGATTGAACGTGCTGGCTTACCCGTTCTGCCACCACAAGGTATGGGTTTAGCCGAGTTTATTCCGCATATGATGCGTGATAAGAAAGTATTGGATGGAAAACTCCGTTTAGTTCTACCTAGCTCTATTGGTACAGCAGAAGTAGTTGATACAATTACTGAAAGTGATATAAAAACAGTTATCAATCGATTTCAATAAGGCAAATTTGAATGGTGGAAGTGCGGCGTGATGCCGAGTTTGCACAATTGCAAAGTCAATTGCGCTTACGCGATAGGCTTATCACTCAAATTCGCTTTAGCGCAAAGCTGATTTGCGTGAACGGAGAGGCTGGGTCTGGCAAGTCGTCTATGGCCAACTCGCTTCTTGAAAGTGCCCCTTTTGCTAATCACGCCTTGGTAAGTGCAGCCAGTGAGCAAGATGGTCGTTTACGTCGAGACTTGTTGCAGCAATTATTGAAAGACCCTCTGTTTAATCAAGACGATCCACTGTTCGACAGTTTTCAACGCAACGTAAAAGAAACCTCTGCTCCACTCATCATCATCATCGATGCAGCCCATAACGTTAGCGTCGACTTGCTAAATGAGTTGGTGGAGTTCTATCAGCATTACAATCAGCTATATCAGCATGATCTATCGTTAATCCTGTTTGCTGAATCAAGCAGTAGTTTTAATGCGCAATTGGATGCGCTAAGCAATCAAGTTCTCTATTTTGATGTCCCCCCATTAAATAGTACTGAATCCTTCGAGTTAGCTTCATTACTATTTAACCGTGCTGAGTACGTGGCGGAATTTGAGAACCAACAAGCAATTGAGCAACACATCGCCTCGGCGAAAGGAAATCCTCGTTTAATTTATCAATTTGTCGATCAAATCGTTACCGGAGATATTCCCATGGCGGAAGCAAGTGCACCAAATCGAAGTAAGTTATACATAGTTATTGCAGTGGTGTTATGTGCAGCGGTAGCTGGTTTATTAGTGCAAGTTATCAACGACTGGGGCGGCAATGACCAAGGTGATGACAGCCGTATTGCTTTAGCTTTAATGGAAGAGCCTACCTTAGCTAACGGTAGTTCTCCAAGCCAAAGCGCCGCTAATGCATCACAACAAAATAGTCCAGATTTTGCGGCTTCAAGTAGCGAAGCAGAAACAGCAGAACTGCCGTCGCAAGATTTACCCAAAGAACTAGATATAGCCACTCAAAGCTCTGAGTCAGAATTGCGCGTAGTGGTTGAGGATGACGTAGTTAATAAGCTACTGGCGGAACAAAGCCAGCCGGCGGAAGACACTGAACTGGTCGCACAAATTCAAGACAGCGGTAATTTGCTGGCCGAGCCGGAAGCTGAACTTAGCGCTGATAAAGCGCCAAAAGAAATTAGCCAAGAAGAAGTGCCAATTAAAGTTACCAACGTTAAAGCACTGTTGGATGCTAAGCCAAGCAAGCGTTATACCTTACAGTTAATGGCTTTAAATAATCGTGAAAAAGCCCAGCAGTTTGTGTCGGCTCGTCAATGGGCGCATGATGTGTGGGTATATCGTTCAAGCGCAAACCCTAATGTTCCTTATAAAATCATTTATGGTGACTTCGCCACACGCGAAGAAGCTCAAGCCGCTCGTAATAGTTTAAAACAGCAAAATCTTGATTCTTTGATTAAGCAATTTAAACAGGTTCAGTTTGAATTGACTCAATAGTAATGAAGAAAACACGTGCTTTTTTAAAATGGGCTGGTGGTAAATACGGCTTAATTGAAGACATCCAGCAACAATTACCCGAGGGTGATTTGTTGGTGGAGCCTTTTGTGGGTGCGGCTTCGGTATTTTTGAATACCGACTACCCGCGTTACTTGTTGAGCGACATTAATCCCGATTTGATCAACATGTATCAACTATTGCAGCAACGCCCGCAGCAATTCATTGATGATGCCAAGCACTACTTCACTCAAGAGTGTAATCAAAGCGAATATTACTACCAGGTGCGTAAACGCTTTAATGCCACCAAAGACAGCTACCAGCGCTCATTGATGTTTTTGTATATGAATCGTCATGGCTACAACGGCTTATGTCGCTATAACCGCGGTGGTGGCTTTAATGTGCCTTTTGGCTCCTACAAGCGCCCTTATTTTCCAGAACAAGAGCTAGAGTTTTTTGCAGAAAAGTCGCATAAGGCCGAGTTTCGTTGTTGTAGTTACGTGGAAACCTTTGCTGAGGTGAAGGCGGGTGACATTGTATATTGTGATCCACCTTATGCTCCGCTTAGTCCTACGGCTAGTTTTACTAACTATGCGAGTAAAGGTTTTAATCGAAGTGATCAAGAGCGCTTGGGGGATTTGGCGATAGAAGCTCAGCAACGGGGCGCTTCGGTATTAATTAGTAACCACGACTTACCGCTTACTCGAAGTATTTATCAGCATAGTGAGTTGAGCAAACTAAGTGTGCGCAGAACTATTAGCCGTAAAGGTCAACAGCGAATGAAAGTTGCCGAGCTACTGGCTTACTATCAGGCCAATTAAACGCTCTTAGGTAATCACCGACACCAGCGCTGCAACCGCTAATACAAACAAGGTCACCATAATGATGCCAACAAGGATGAACTTCCACGCTTTGCCTTGGCTAAAGTCGTGTTGGCGTTGTTTGTCAGATTGAACACCAAACAATGCACCAAGAACACTTTTCAACACAGACATGATATTTCTGCCATTTATTGCCCCTTTTGCTGAATAAGTTCAGCATGACATAAAAACAATCTTTGTACAGAGATTGGATCACAACACAAGCTGCGCTAAAATTGCGCACTTTCAAATCCAATGGTTACCCCAATGAGCAAACCTTTTTTAATTGCCCCTTCAATTTTAGCCGCAGATTTTGCCCGTTTGGGTGAAGAAGTCGATAACGTACTTGCTGCTGGTGCAGATGTGGTTCACTTCGATGTTATGGACAATCACTACGTGCCTAATCTAACCGTTGGTCCAATGGTGTGTAAGGCACTACGTGATTACGGAATTACTGCGCCAATTGACGTTCATTTAATGGTTAAGCCTGTGGATGCCATTATTCCTGAGTTCGCTAAAGCGGGTGCAAGCATGATTACTTTCCATGCTGAAGCCTCAGAACACATTGATCGCAGTTTGCAGTTGATCAAAGAGCAAGGCTGTAAAGCCGGCTTGGTGTTAAACCCGGCTACTCCTCTACATTGCCTTGACTACGTAATGGATAAACTCGACATGATTTTGCTGATGTCGGTTAACCCAGGTTTTGGTGGTCAAAAATTCATTCCAAATACCTTAGACAAATTACGCGCAGTGCGTAAAAAGATTGATGAGAGTGGCTATGACATCCGCTTAGAGATCGACGGTGGGGTAACCCCAGATAATATTGCAGAAGTAGCCCAAGCGGGTGCAGATATGTTTGTGGCGGGTTCTGCCATCTTCAATCAACCCGACTACAAAGCGGTAATCGATAAAATGCGCGCCGAACTGGCAAAAGTTGCTAATTAAGGTTAAACAAATGAGCCAATTACAAGCGGTGAAGCTAATTGCTTTTGATTTAGACGGTACCTTGGTAGACAGTGCACCAGATTTAGCCTTGGCTATTAATGACATGCTGATGGATTTAGGACGTGAGCCATTTCCAGAACAAACCGTTCGCCACTGGGTAGGTAATGGTGCTGAAGTGTTAATTAAACGCGCTTTGTCTGGTTCGGATACTATCGCCAGCGATATTGAAGAGAGCCTGTACTTACAAGCGAAAGATTTGTTTGTTCAGCATTATTCAGAAAAACTGTGTGTCGCCAGTAAGCTGTATGATGGAGTAGCAGAGAGTTTAGAAGAGCTTTCTAAACTTAATATGCCAATGGCGATTGTAACCAATAAACCTGGCGTGTTTACCCAGCCGCTATTGGAAGCTTTAAATTTGGCGCAATACTTCGACGTCGTATTGTCAGGTGATTCGCTGCCACGTAAAAAGCCCGATCCGCTGCCACTGCAGCACTTAATTGAGCATTGCCAAGTTGAAATGGCAGATCTATTGATGGTGGGTGACTCAAAAAATGATATTCAAGCTGCAAAAGCGGCGGGATGTCGCTCGCTAGGCTTGACCTATGGTTACAACTACGGTGAAGATATCGCACTTAGTGGCCCCGATTTTGTGGCAGACAGCCTAGTAACACTGGTTGAGCTAATTAAAGGCTCGGTTACAGCTTAAGCCCATAGTAATAGTTTTTATAGGAAGAACATGAGTAAACCGATTGTATTAAGTGGCATTCAGCCTTCTGGTTCATTAACCATTGGTAACTATATTGGGGCGATTAACCAGTGGATCGATATGCAAAATGACTACGATTGTTATTTTATGCTGGTTGATCTTCACGCCATTACGGTTCGACAGCAGCCTGAAGAGTTTAAAAAGCTCGTATTAGATGGTTTAGCAACTTACTTAGCCTGCGGTTTAGATCCAGATAAAAGCACCATTTTTATTCAGTCGCAAGTACCAGAGCATGCTCAGTTAGCTTGGGTTCTCAACTGTTATACTCAAATGGGCGAGCTGAATCGCATGACTCAGTTTAAAGATAAATCTGCTACCCATGCCAATAACATTAATGCTGGATTGTTTACCTACCCAGCGTTGATGGCTGCCGATATCTTGTTGTATCAGGCAAATGCGGTACCGGTTGGAGATGACCAAAAACAACATCTTGAGTTGACCCGAGATGTGGCTAATCGCTTTAATGCCATTTATGGCGATATATTTCAGGTTCCAGAGCCGTATATTCCTGAGTTTGGCGCGCGGGTGATGTCTCTTCAAGAGCCAACTAAGAAGATGTCTAAGTCTGATGCTAACCCTAAAGCTTTCATCTTACTGAATGATACGCCAAAGCAAATCGCTAAGAAGATTAAAGCTTCGGTGACTGACTCTGATGAGCAGGCGCGTATCTACTTTGATCGTAACGAAAAGCCAGGTGTATCTAACTTACTTACTTTGCAATCGGTGGCAACCGGTAAGTCAATTGATGACTTAGTCGCTAGTTATGAAGGTAAAATGTACGGCCATCTGAAGGTTGATACTGCAGATGCCGTAGTTGCGATGATGGAGCCTATTCAGGCGCGTTATAAGGCCTTGCGTGAAGATGAGTCTGCTTTGCAAGCGGTTATGGCTAAAGGTGCTGCTCGTGCCAGTGAGAAGGCCAGTAAAACCCTTCGTGCCGTTTATGATGCGGTAGGCTTTATTAGTCCAAACTAATAGTAGGTTAAGTACCTAATAAGCCCAGCCAATTGCTGGGCTTTTTTATGTCTAGTAGCCTAGCCAAGTGCTTGCTAGTATCTAGTTATATATCAATGTGTTGATAATTGGCTCTGTGAGGAATAGATGGATCTTGAACGTAAAACCTTAGTTGTATCGGCAATTATTGCCTTGCTGCTGGCTATTTGGGGCATTGCCATGGGCGTTTACACAGAGTCTGGCGCAATTATGCTAGATGGTGTGTTCAATCTATTGTCCTCAATTATGGCGTTCACTGGTATTCGCATCGCTTATCTAACCAGCCAAAACTATAACGAGCGCTTTCCCATGGGCTATTTTGCCTTCGAGCCCTTAATGGTGATGGTAAAAGGCATTTCTATTTTAGTATTGGTGGCCTTTGCTTTGTCTGCCAATTTACAAACCATGCTGGCGGGCGGACGCGAGCCACAAATAGGCATGATGTTAGTCTATGTTGTAC of Agarivorans sp. Alg241-V36 contains these proteins:
- the trpS gene encoding tryptophan--tRNA ligase, producing the protein MSKPIVLSGIQPSGSLTIGNYIGAINQWIDMQNDYDCYFMLVDLHAITVRQQPEEFKKLVLDGLATYLACGLDPDKSTIFIQSQVPEHAQLAWVLNCYTQMGELNRMTQFKDKSATHANNINAGLFTYPALMAADILLYQANAVPVGDDQKQHLELTRDVANRFNAIYGDIFQVPEPYIPEFGARVMSLQEPTKKMSKSDANPKAFILLNDTPKQIAKKIKASVTDSDEQARIYFDRNEKPGVSNLLTLQSVATGKSIDDLVASYEGKMYGHLKVDTADAVVAMMEPIQARYKALREDESALQAVMAKGAARASEKASKTLRAVYDAVGFISPN
- the rpe gene encoding ribulose-phosphate 3-epimerase encodes the protein MSKPFLIAPSILAADFARLGEEVDNVLAAGADVVHFDVMDNHYVPNLTVGPMVCKALRDYGITAPIDVHLMVKPVDAIIPEFAKAGASMITFHAEASEHIDRSLQLIKEQGCKAGLVLNPATPLHCLDYVMDKLDMILLMSVNPGFGGQKFIPNTLDKLRAVRKKIDESGYDIRLEIDGGVTPDNIAEVAQAGADMFVAGSAIFNQPDYKAVIDKMRAELAKVAN
- a CDS encoding phosphoglycolate phosphatase; amino-acid sequence: MSQLQAVKLIAFDLDGTLVDSAPDLALAINDMLMDLGREPFPEQTVRHWVGNGAEVLIKRALSGSDTIASDIEESLYLQAKDLFVQHYSEKLCVASKLYDGVAESLEELSKLNMPMAIVTNKPGVFTQPLLEALNLAQYFDVVLSGDSLPRKKPDPLPLQHLIEHCQVEMADLLMVGDSKNDIQAAKAAGCRSLGLTYGYNYGEDIALSGPDFVADSLVTLVELIKGSVTA